The window GGACAGTCCCATCGCCTCCGCGGCGGCGCGGACCTCCGGCTTCGACATGCCGCCGAGCGGAAAGCGCAAGAAGTCGATCTGTGCCTGCGTGGTGGCGAACAGGAAGTAGCTCTGGTCGCGGTCGGCATCGACCGGGCGATAGAGCGCACGATGAGCGCCATTGGCGCGTGAGCGGATGTAGTGGCCGGTGGCAAGAGCGTCGGCGCCGAGTTCGCGGGCGGTCTGCAGGAGATCGGCGAACTTGACGGTCTGGTTGCACGACACGCAAGGGATCGGCGTCTCGCCCGCGACGTAGCTTTCGGTGAACGGGTCGATGACCGCCTTGCGGAAGCGCTCTTCATAGTCGAGCACGTAATGCGGGATGCCGAGCGTTTCGGAGACGCGGCGCGCATCGTCGATGTCCTGGCCGGCGCAGCACGATCCGGCGCGGTGGGTGGCGGCGCCGTGATCGTAGAGCTGGAGCGTGACGCCGACGACGTCATAGCCCTCGTTCTTGAGCAGGCCCGCGACGACCGACGAATCGACGCCACCAGACATCGCGACGACGACTCGCGTCTCTTCCGGGCGACCGGGAAGATCGAGGCTGTTCATGATGCGTGGTTTCCGCTTCGCATTGGCTGTTGATCGGGACAGGTAATGCCTTCGACCCGAATATAGGTCAAGCACCCGCTGAAAGCCACGGTCTTGGAGGCTGCGCACGAGCCCTGGCCACGTTGGCTAAAATGCTCATCAAATGCCGCGGCAAAGCCTAACGCGGGATTCATACTCCTTACTTATGGATTAGCACGAGCTTAGGCAATTTTTAAAGCTGGCGCGTTAGTGTTGCGTCGATTGGTTCCTTGAGTTTGTGTAGAGAGTACGATGACCGATCTGGTTAGACCGCGGGTGAAATACGTCATAGGTCCTGACGGAAGCCCGCTTACGATCGCTGATCTTCCGCCGTCGAACACGCGGCGTTGGGTCATTCGACGCAAGGCGGAAGTCGTTGCAGCCGTTCGCGGTGGCTTGCTCAGTCTCGAGGAAGCCTGTCAGCGATACAAGCTGACGGTCGAGGAGTTCCTGTCCTGGCAGGCCTCGATCGACGAATACGGCCTTGCGGGCCTGCGCACCACGCGGATCCAGCAATACA is drawn from Mesorhizobium sp. CAU 1732 and contains these coding sequences:
- a CDS encoding DUF1153 domain-containing protein, with the translated sequence MTDLVRPRVKYVIGPDGSPLTIADLPPSNTRRWVIRRKAEVVAAVRGGLLSLEEACQRYKLTVEEFLSWQASIDEYGLAGLRTTRIQQYRH